CGCTATGCGCTGCGTATGCTGCGGCAGTCGCCCGGGTTCACCGCGGTCGCGCTTCTCACCCTGGCGCTCGGCATCGGCGCCAACAGCGCCATCTTCGCCCTGGTCGACGCGACCTTGCTTCGTCCTTTGCCGTTTCCCAACCCCGATCGCCTCGTTGCGGTCTGGGAGCGAAGCGCGACGTCGCGCCGAAGCAACGTATCGCCGCTCAATCTCTTCGACTGGAACGAGCGGAATCGCACGTTCGATCTGATGGCAGGCTTCGCTCCCAATGTCGGGGGCATGGTCATGAGCGGTGCCGACGGCACAGCAGAAACCGTTCCTCGTCAATGGGTCTTGGCTGGATTCTTCGACGTGCTCGGCGTCAGGGCGATAGCCGGTCGAACGTTTCTTCCGTCCGACGACCGCCGGCGCGCCAATGTCGTCGTGTTGAGCGAAGCGTTCTGGCGAACGCGTTTCGGCGCGGACCCGACCGTGATTGGACGCGACATCCGGCTGGATGGGTCGCTGTATGCCGTGGTCGGCGTCGTGCCGAAGGCACCCCAGTTGCTGGGGCGGACCAGTATCTGGGCGCTCGTCTCCCTCGAGCGCAGCCCCGAGCTGCGAGCTGCATACTTCCTCCAGGTCATCGGGCGGTTGAAGCCAGGCGTCACGATCGAGGCCGCCGCTTCTGACATGGCGGCCGTTGCGGAGGGGCTCGCCCGCGAGTTTCCGGAGACAAACAAGGGACGCGGCGTCGAGCTCGAGCCGCTGCACGCGGTTCTGATCGGCGGTGATCTCCGCCTGACCTCGATGCTGTTTCTCGGCGTCGTCGGCATCGTGCTCCTCATCTGCTGCGCCAACGTGGCCAACTTGCTTCTCACGCGCGCAACGGCACGCACGCGGGAGCTGGCGATCAGGTCGGCGCTGGGCGCTGACCGGCGACGCGTCATTCGCCAGCTTCTCACCGAAAGCCTTGTGCTCTCAGCCATCGGAGGCCTCTTGGGAGCGGCGCTCGGCGCGGCGATTCTGGCGGTCGCGCCATCGGTGATTCCGGAGGGACTACTGCCCGGGGCGGTGACGCTGACCTTCGACATGCGCGTGGTGGCGTTCTGCGCCGCGGCTACCTTGTTCGTCGGGCTGCTGTTTGGCCTCGCGCCGGCGTGGCAGGCCACGGCGTTCTCGTCGGCGCGGGTGATCACCGCCGACAGCCGGACGACGACGGGGCGCGGTGGCTGGCTCCGCAGTGTGCTCGTCGTCGGAGAGGTCGCGACGGCCGTCGCGCTGCTGGTTGGCGCCGGGCTGCTGTTGCGCACCCTCATGGCGGTGGCGAGTGTCGAGCGTGGCTATCGCGCGGAGACCGCGCTCACCATGCTGGTCGACCCGCTGGGTTCGCGTTATCCCACTGGTGCCGCCCTGCTGCAGTTCTTCGATGCCGTCGAGCGGGAGATCATGATGCTTCCTGGAGTACGCAGCGTGGCATGGACGGGCGGGCTGCCGCTGGGGACTTCGCTTGGCGGCCGCTCGTTCTTCGAGATCGTGGGCGACCCGCCCGTCGACAGGAGCGAGCGTCCGACTGCCGACTACCAGATCGTGAGCCACACCTACTTCCAAACGCTCGATCTTCCTGTCGTGGCTGGCCGGGCCTTCAACGACCGCGATACGAGTGACAGTACCCCTGTCTGCATCGTGAACGAAGCCTTCGTCCGCGGCTACCTTCGGCGCGGATCGCCAATCGGCCGTCGGGTCGCCATTCGGGAAGCAGACTTCGACCAGGCGCCATCGGTCGAGCGAGAGATCGTGGGTGTCGCACGTCAAGTCAAGGGCCGACCCGATGAGACCGAGGATCTCGTGCAGATCTATGTCCCGATGGCGCAGAACGTCGTCGATGACATTTACCTCGTTGTCAGGCCCGCGTCCGGACGCGCGGAAGCGCTGGCGCCCTCCGTTCGGGCGGCGATCGCTCGCGTCGACAAGGAGCAACTGGTGAGTGTCAGAGACGTGACGACGCTCGAGAACGTCGCGTGGGAAGCCACCTCACGCCATCGGTTTCGGGCCGTGATGGTGATCACGTTCGCTGCGTTGGCGCTCCTGCTGGCGATGGTCGGCGTGTTCGGCGTCCTCGCGTATTCCGTCCAGCAGCGCCTGCGGGACTTCGGGGTACGGAGGGCGCTCGGCGCCACCACGGGCGACGTGTTTCGACTCGTCGTCTGGCGTGCCGCTCGCCTGATCGCGGCCGGTACCGTCATCGGGCTGGTCCTATCGGTGGCGCTGGGTCGGCTACTCGCCACCATGCTGTTTGGCGTACAGCCCCTCGACCCGATCACGTTCGCGTCCGTGACGATCGTGCTCACGGTGACGGCTGCGGTGGCAATTGCCACTCCCGCGTGGCGTGCGGCCCACGTCGATCCCGCCGTTGCGTTGCGAAGCCAGTAACCCGGGAGAGACGCGAGTCGATGCAGCCACGGCCCAGCATCACCCACTGCATTTTGATCTTCCCAGGTACCGAAGCCCTTTGACGGTAGCGCCTTGTCCAGGCTATATATAGTTGGGACAAGGAACCAACACGATGCCACCTCCTATCGCGCCGCCGGGAGGATGTCGTGGCGCGGAGTTTGTCATTCATCGCGCGCACAACCGGCGATCCAGCAACTCTCGCGCAGGCCGTGCGGGCGCGCACCCACGCGCTCGACCCGCACCTGCCGCTCATCGAGCCCGGACCGCTCACCGCGCAGCTTGCCGAGGAGCTTGCGCCGCGCCGTGCGACCACCTGGCTGCTGGCCATGTTTG
This Luteitalea sp. DNA region includes the following protein-coding sequences:
- a CDS encoding FtsX-like permease family protein — translated: MKKLALFLIRLVTPPADREWILGDTIEEFERVERVYGPVAAQRWLRRELYRVLGHACRERLAGRRSPRLSSPAKGDGLMSAIWQDVRYALRMLRQSPGFTAVALLTLALGIGANSAIFALVDATLLRPLPFPNPDRLVAVWERSATSRRSNVSPLNLFDWNERNRTFDLMAGFAPNVGGMVMSGADGTAETVPRQWVLAGFFDVLGVRAIAGRTFLPSDDRRRANVVVLSEAFWRTRFGADPTVIGRDIRLDGSLYAVVGVVPKAPQLLGRTSIWALVSLERSPELRAAYFLQVIGRLKPGVTIEAAASDMAAVAEGLAREFPETNKGRGVELEPLHAVLIGGDLRLTSMLFLGVVGIVLLICCANVANLLLTRATARTRELAIRSALGADRRRVIRQLLTESLVLSAIGGLLGAALGAAILAVAPSVIPEGLLPGAVTLTFDMRVVAFCAAATLFVGLLFGLAPAWQATAFSSARVITADSRTTTGRGGWLRSVLVVGEVATAVALLVGAGLLLRTLMAVASVERGYRAETALTMLVDPLGSRYPTGAALLQFFDAVEREIMMLPGVRSVAWTGGLPLGTSLGGRSFFEIVGDPPVDRSERPTADYQIVSHTYFQTLDLPVVAGRAFNDRDTSDSTPVCIVNEAFVRGYLRRGSPIGRRVAIREADFDQAPSVEREIVGVARQVKGRPDETEDLVQIYVPMAQNVVDDIYLVVRPASGRAEALAPSVRAAIARVDKEQLVSVRDVTTLENVAWEATSRHRFRAVMVITFAALALLLAMVGVFGVLAYSVQQRLRDFGVRRALGATTGDVFRLVVWRAARLIAAGTVIGLVLSVALGRLLATMLFGVQPLDPITFASVTIVLTVTAAVAIATPAWRAAHVDPAVALRSQ